Proteins encoded within one genomic window of Halococcus salifodinae DSM 8989:
- a CDS encoding GrpB family protein, translated as MTGLERGTVALVPHDPGWKREYTAEVERLEPLVDEQLIEFEHVGSTAIEGLAAKPIIDMLAVVEDLDGAADLVPVLETHGYEHRPNDDVSGRLFLAKGPRTDRTHYLSVVERESDRYTEQIAFRNFLRSHPEVAAEYEELKRTLADAHSDDRDSYTAAKAAFIERVLERATAER; from the coding sequence ATGACCGGGCTGGAACGTGGAACGGTCGCACTCGTCCCGCACGATCCCGGCTGGAAACGAGAGTACACGGCGGAAGTCGAACGCCTCGAACCGCTCGTCGACGAGCAGCTAATCGAGTTCGAACACGTCGGCAGCACCGCGATCGAGGGGCTGGCGGCGAAGCCGATCATCGACATGCTGGCGGTCGTCGAGGATCTCGACGGGGCGGCTGACCTCGTTCCGGTGCTCGAAACCCACGGCTACGAACACCGACCGAACGACGACGTGTCTGGCCGACTGTTCCTCGCGAAGGGACCCCGAACCGACCGCACACACTACCTCTCGGTCGTCGAACGCGAAAGCGATCGATACACCGAGCAGATCGCGTTCCGGAACTTCCTCCGATCCCACCCCGAAGTCGCGGCGGAGTACGAGGAACTGAAGCGGACGCTGGCCGACGCACATTCCGACGATCGGGACAGTTACACCGCGGCGAAAGCTGCGTTCATCGAGCGGGTCCTCGAACGAGCGACGGCCGAGCGGTAG
- the gyrB gene encoding DNA topoisomerase (ATP-hydrolyzing) subunit B yields the protein MSHDEYGAGQIQVLEGLQAVRKRPAMYIGSTDARGLHHLVYEVVDNAIDEALAGHCDSIEVTIHDDEDPSVSVTDDGRGIPVDEHEDGKSALEVIMTVLHAGGKFDKESYQVSGGLHGVGVSVVNALSKWVEVTVKRDGAVWKQRFDHGAPEGEIERVRDLEPDEETGTELQFWPDDAIFSTTSFDASTLANRLRELAFLNSGVEIELHDERDGSRERFRYDGGIREFVVYLNESKSALHEDVIYFEDAATVDDGEVAVEVAMQTTDELQGSIHAFANNINTREGGTHLTGFKTALTRVVNDYAGENGLLRPLDGENLKGSDIREGLTAVISVKHPDPQFEGQTKTKLGNGEVRGIVESAVHEHLDTYFEEHPDTAKAAIGKAVEAAKARRAAKKAEELTRRKSALESTALPGKLADCQTREPEEAELFIVEGDSAGGSAKQGRDREFQAILPLFGKVLNVEKHRLDRILENDKIRNLITAIGAGVGEEFDIEDVRYQKIVIMTDADVDGAHIRTLYLTLLYRYLTPLIEAGYVYAAQPPLYRVRNGGETYDAMTEAERDRIVEEICGGSPDQVQRFKGLGEMNPDQLWETTMNPENRILKQITLEDAAAADKMFSVLMGDSVEPRREFIKSHATDADWVDI from the coding sequence ATGTCTCACGACGAGTACGGAGCCGGACAGATTCAGGTACTCGAAGGGCTCCAGGCCGTCAGGAAACGCCCGGCGATGTACATCGGCTCGACCGACGCTCGCGGTCTCCATCATCTGGTCTACGAGGTGGTCGACAACGCCATCGACGAGGCGCTCGCTGGCCACTGCGACTCGATCGAGGTCACGATCCACGACGACGAGGACCCCTCGGTCAGCGTCACCGACGACGGTCGTGGTATCCCGGTCGACGAGCACGAGGACGGCAAATCCGCCCTCGAAGTCATCATGACCGTGCTCCACGCCGGCGGGAAGTTCGACAAGGAGTCCTATCAGGTCTCCGGGGGCCTCCACGGCGTCGGGGTCTCGGTGGTGAACGCGCTCTCGAAGTGGGTCGAGGTGACGGTGAAACGCGACGGTGCGGTCTGGAAGCAGCGTTTCGATCACGGCGCACCTGAGGGCGAGATCGAGCGCGTCCGTGACCTCGAACCCGACGAAGAGACCGGCACCGAACTCCAGTTCTGGCCGGACGACGCCATCTTCTCCACCACGTCGTTCGACGCCTCGACGCTCGCCAATCGCCTGCGCGAGCTCGCCTTCCTCAACTCCGGGGTCGAGATCGAGCTCCACGACGAGCGCGACGGCTCGCGCGAACGGTTCCGATACGACGGCGGGATCCGGGAGTTCGTGGTCTATCTCAACGAGTCGAAAAGCGCGCTCCACGAGGACGTCATCTACTTCGAGGACGCCGCCACGGTCGACGACGGCGAGGTCGCCGTCGAGGTCGCGATGCAGACCACCGACGAACTCCAGGGGTCGATCCACGCCTTCGCCAACAACATCAACACCCGTGAAGGAGGTACTCACCTCACCGGGTTCAAGACCGCGCTCACGCGGGTCGTCAACGACTACGCCGGCGAGAACGGTCTCCTCAGACCACTCGACGGCGAGAATTTGAAGGGGAGCGACATCCGCGAGGGGCTTACTGCCGTCATCTCGGTCAAACATCCCGATCCGCAGTTCGAGGGCCAGACCAAGACCAAGCTCGGTAACGGCGAAGTACGCGGGATCGTCGAGAGCGCGGTCCACGAACATCTCGACACCTACTTCGAGGAACACCCCGACACCGCGAAGGCCGCCATCGGCAAGGCTGTCGAGGCCGCGAAGGCCCGCCGGGCGGCGAAAAAGGCGGAGGAGCTCACCAGGCGAAAGTCGGCGCTCGAATCCACCGCCCTCCCTGGAAAGCTCGCCGACTGTCAGACCCGCGAGCCCGAGGAGGCCGAACTGTTCATCGTCGAGGGCGACTCGGCGGGCGGCAGCGCAAAACAGGGTCGTGATCGGGAGTTCCAGGCGATTCTCCCACTCTTTGGCAAGGTACTCAACGTCGAGAAGCACAGGTTAGACCGGATTCTCGAAAACGACAAGATCCGGAACCTCATCACCGCGATCGGTGCGGGCGTCGGTGAGGAGTTCGACATCGAGGACGTGCGTTATCAGAAGATCGTCATCATGACCGACGCCGACGTCGACGGCGCACACATCAGGACACTCTACCTCACCCTGCTCTATCGCTACCTCACGCCGTTGATCGAGGCCGGCTACGTCTACGCCGCCCAACCCCCGCTCTACCGGGTGCGGAACGGCGGCGAGACGTACGACGCGATGACCGAGGCCGAGCGCGACCGGATCGTCGAGGAGATCTGTGGCGGGAGCCCGGATCAGGTCCAGCGGTTCAAGGGCCTCGGCGAGATGAACCCCGATCAGCTCTGGGAGACCACGATGAACCCCGAAAACCGCATCCTGAAGCAGATCACGCTGGAGGACGCCGCCGCCGCCGACAAGATGTTCTCGGTGCTGATGGGCGATTCCGTCGAACCACGCCGGGAGTTCATCAAGAGCCACGCGACCGACGCCGACTGGGTGGATATCTAA
- a CDS encoding DNA topoisomerase VI subunit B: MPSLQSTLDEEGVAAELAEGQRAISIAEFFEKNKHMLGFDSGARGLVTAVKEAVDNALDAAEEAGHLPDIYIEIEEVGDYYRLVVEDNGPGITADELPKVFGKLLYGSRFHKREQARGQQGIGISAAVLYSQLTSGKPAKITSRTQGSQDAKYFELIIDTDTNEPEVSVDETTTWDRPHGTRIELEMEANMRARSQLRDYVKHTAVVNPHARIELREPNGEFKAERATDQLPAETEEIRPHPHGVELGTLLKMLDSTDSYSVSGFLQGEFTRVGAKTATSVIERFNDHHYGREMAWQTPKSHDDSDIEAAVTDAVSNKGREATAAFAVAVADRVAECERLAHHDIVEIVANAAGTAEADTGTVFGATVQEKAVGAAWNAVRTNLNADLYALVDGATSTRKDDAVIESFAERLAAKFDTEDEGWSRDRLTHDTLSGYVDRAADMTAERDDVSFGETARENVVDSIWEVCSTVPDDPPNVRAVADDRDVASALLDAMRETDIIAPPTGCLSPITADLVRSGLEKEFDADFYASATRDAGVHGGDPFIVEAGIAYGGELAAEGGVELLRFANRVPLVYQRGACATTDVLKGIGWRNYGLDQPGGSGLPNGPAVIMIHVASTNVPFTSESKDAIANVPEIEDEIELAVREAARELKSYLNKRQSMQQRREKQDVLSTVLPEMAEKLADVTEREQLQIDDSLARIMNNVLVERHVENGTVKLVVENHSGTNESPDVTEIVSAEPSAVSDGARVVEMDGEWFIKWSPEVKSDDESVLEYEIDGDASFDLDVTGVEREKFTNNA; this comes from the coding sequence ATGCCCTCGCTCCAGTCGACGCTCGACGAGGAGGGGGTCGCCGCCGAGCTCGCGGAGGGCCAGCGTGCGATCTCTATCGCCGAGTTCTTCGAGAAGAACAAGCACATGCTCGGGTTCGACAGCGGAGCCCGAGGACTCGTTACTGCGGTGAAGGAAGCCGTCGACAACGCTCTCGACGCCGCCGAGGAGGCCGGCCATCTCCCCGACATCTACATCGAGATCGAGGAGGTCGGCGACTACTACCGGCTGGTGGTCGAGGACAACGGTCCCGGGATCACCGCCGACGAACTCCCGAAGGTGTTCGGCAAACTCCTCTATGGTTCCCGGTTCCACAAGCGCGAGCAGGCCCGGGGCCAACAGGGGATCGGCATCTCGGCGGCGGTGCTCTACTCCCAGCTCACCAGCGGCAAGCCAGCGAAGATCACGAGTCGGACGCAGGGCAGCCAGGACGCCAAGTACTTCGAACTCATCATCGACACCGACACCAACGAGCCCGAGGTCTCGGTCGACGAGACGACGACGTGGGATCGGCCGCACGGCACCCGAATCGAACTCGAAATGGAGGCGAACATGCGCGCGCGCTCCCAACTCCGGGATTACGTGAAACACACCGCGGTCGTGAATCCCCATGCCCGGATCGAGCTCCGTGAGCCGAACGGCGAGTTCAAGGCCGAACGCGCGACCGACCAGCTCCCCGCCGAAACTGAAGAAATCCGCCCGCACCCCCACGGCGTGGAGCTCGGCACGCTGCTCAAGATGCTCGATTCGACCGACTCGTACAGCGTCTCCGGGTTCCTCCAGGGAGAGTTCACCCGTGTCGGGGCGAAGACCGCGACGAGCGTGATCGAGCGGTTCAACGACCATCACTACGGCCGCGAGATGGCGTGGCAAACCCCGAAATCCCACGACGACAGCGACATCGAAGCCGCCGTCACGGACGCGGTGTCGAACAAAGGCCGCGAGGCGACCGCTGCGTTCGCGGTGGCGGTCGCCGATCGGGTGGCCGAGTGCGAACGGCTCGCCCACCACGACATCGTGGAAATCGTTGCGAACGCGGCCGGCACCGCCGAAGCCGACACGGGGACCGTCTTCGGGGCCACAGTGCAGGAGAAGGCCGTCGGCGCAGCCTGGAACGCGGTCCGAACCAACCTGAACGCCGACCTCTACGCGCTGGTCGACGGCGCGACGAGCACGCGGAAAGACGATGCTGTCATCGAGTCGTTCGCCGAGCGCCTGGCGGCGAAGTTCGATACGGAAGACGAAGGCTGGAGCCGCGACCGCCTGACCCACGATACCCTCAGCGGATACGTCGATCGGGCCGCGGATATGACTGCCGAGCGCGACGACGTCTCCTTCGGCGAGACCGCCCGCGAGAACGTGGTCGACTCGATCTGGGAGGTCTGCAGCACCGTTCCGGACGACCCACCGAACGTACGAGCGGTCGCCGACGACCGCGACGTCGCGAGCGCGCTGCTCGACGCGATGCGCGAGACCGACATCATCGCGCCGCCGACGGGCTGTCTCTCACCCATTACGGCGGATCTCGTGCGGTCGGGGCTCGAAAAGGAGTTCGACGCCGATTTCTACGCGTCGGCAACGCGAGACGCCGGCGTCCATGGCGGCGATCCGTTCATCGTCGAGGCGGGGATCGCCTACGGCGGCGAACTCGCCGCGGAGGGCGGCGTCGAACTGCTGCGCTTTGCGAACCGTGTCCCGCTAGTCTATCAGCGCGGGGCGTGTGCGACCACCGACGTCCTGAAAGGGATCGGCTGGCGAAATTATGGACTGGACCAGCCGGGCGGCTCGGGCCTCCCCAACGGCCCCGCCGTCATCATGATCCACGTCGCCTCCACGAACGTCCCGTTCACGAGCGAATCGAAGGACGCGATCGCGAACGTCCCGGAGATCGAAGACGAGATCGAGCTCGCAGTCCGGGAGGCCGCCCGCGAGCTGAAGAGCTACCTCAACAAGCGCCAGTCGATGCAGCAACGCCGAGAGAAACAGGACGTGCTCTCGACGGTCCTGCCCGAAATGGCCGAAAAACTTGCTGACGTGACCGAGCGTGAGCAGTTGCAGATCGACGACTCGCTCGCGCGGATCATGAACAACGTCCTCGTCGAGCGCCACGTCGAGAACGGAACCGTGAAGCTCGTCGTCGAGAACCATTCGGGAACCAACGAGTCGCCTGACGTGACCGAGATCGTCTCGGCGGAACCGTCGGCAGTTTCGGACGGCGCACGCGTGGTCGAGATGGACGGCGAGTGGTTCATCAAGTGGTCGCCGGAGGTCAAAAGCGATGACGAGAGCGTCCTCGAATACGAGATCGACGGCGACGCGAGTTTCGACCTCGACGTTACCGGCGTCGAGCGCGAGAAATTCACGAACAACGCCTGA
- a CDS encoding DUF5615 family PIN-like protein: MDPLSFRADEHVDSAFVTALRAEGYAVSAVDEGYERGILDEEHLVVCRETEQVMLTNDDDFVELAEDVAHAGIIRYTDQSHSPGEFVRAIRRIDAHFSPDAMYDHIEWLEQWL, encoded by the coding sequence ATGGACCCGCTTTCGTTTCGAGCCGACGAGCATGTCGACAGCGCGTTCGTCACCGCACTCAGGGCCGAAGGCTACGCTGTCTCGGCGGTGGACGAGGGCTACGAGCGCGGTATACTCGACGAGGAGCACCTCGTCGTGTGTCGGGAAACGGAACAGGTCATGCTCACAAACGACGATGACTTCGTCGAGTTGGCAGAGGACGTAGCACACGCCGGAATCATCCGATACACCGATCAGAGTCATTCTCCGGGCGAGTTCGTGCGGGCTATCAGACGTATCGACGCACACTTCTCGCCGGACGCAATGTACGACCACATCGAGTGGCTGGAACAGTGGCTCTGA
- a CDS encoding SHOCT domain-containing protein, producing MAALRERYARGEIGDAEFERRLERLLESEDEAGNHWREPAEAERSR from the coding sequence GTGGCGGCGCTCCGCGAGCGCTACGCCCGTGGTGAGATCGGCGATGCGGAGTTCGAACGCCGGCTCGAACGGCTGCTCGAAAGCGAAGACGAGGCTGGAAACCACTGGCGTGAGCCGGCCGAGGCGGAACGATCGCGCTGA
- a CDS encoding tRNA uridine(34) 5-carboxymethylaminomethyl modification radical SAM/GNAT enzyme Elp3, which translates to MSTETTDPTESEAFERTCEALIEQILDGDLERDGVEAAKREACGEFSSPKVPKNSELLDRAPDGQREELEEVLRRKPVRTASGVSPVAIMTSPQGCPHGKCLYCPGGPDSEFSSSQSYTGHEPAAARGVQNEYDPYGQVTLRLNQLREIGHPVDKVELILMGGTMTARSHDYQEWFVKRALAAMNDFDPDAEPHPSETESFAQDPEEREFEYLEDVIAENERGRVRNIGTTFETKPDWCDPEQIDRMLDLGGTKVEVGVQTTYDEINRAMHRGHGTQASVDANRRLRDAGFKVGFHMMPGQPGMDREMCIEDFRRLFEESEWRPDYLKIYPMLIVRGTATYDMWQRDDFEPLGNEEAAELVAEIKSMIPKYVRLQRVQRDIPADFIDAGVWKSNLRQLARKRMDEHGWTCDCIRCREVGMNDEPPANVERDVLTYESGGGTEHFISYEDPDRDLLVGFCRLRFPNDPVRRELQNAAIVRELHVYGSMVQVGEREARSASDGSSGQSPRDESADWQHRGYGEKLLHHAESMATDAGFDKLGVISGIGAREYYQDRGYHQDGPYVSKRL; encoded by the coding sequence ATGAGCACCGAGACGACCGATCCAACCGAAAGCGAGGCGTTCGAGCGGACCTGCGAGGCGCTGATCGAGCAGATCCTCGACGGCGACCTCGAACGCGACGGCGTCGAGGCCGCAAAGCGCGAGGCGTGTGGCGAGTTCTCCTCGCCGAAAGTTCCCAAGAACTCCGAGCTCCTTGATCGCGCACCGGATGGGCAGCGCGAGGAGCTGGAGGAGGTGCTCCGGCGCAAACCTGTTCGAACTGCCTCGGGGGTTTCGCCCGTAGCGATCATGACCTCGCCGCAGGGCTGTCCCCACGGCAAGTGTCTCTACTGTCCCGGCGGCCCCGACTCGGAGTTTTCGAGCTCGCAGAGCTACACCGGCCACGAGCCCGCCGCGGCGCGCGGCGTCCAGAACGAGTACGATCCCTACGGCCAGGTCACACTCCGGCTCAATCAGCTCCGCGAGATCGGCCATCCGGTCGACAAAGTGGAGCTGATTCTGATGGGTGGAACCATGACCGCCCGGAGCCACGACTATCAGGAGTGGTTCGTCAAGCGCGCGCTCGCGGCGATGAACGATTTCGATCCCGACGCCGAGCCCCATCCCTCCGAGACCGAGAGCTTCGCGCAGGACCCCGAGGAGCGCGAGTTCGAATATCTGGAGGACGTGATCGCCGAAAACGAGCGCGGCCGGGTCCGGAACATCGGCACGACCTTCGAGACCAAACCCGACTGGTGTGACCCCGAGCAGATCGACCGGATGCTCGATCTCGGCGGGACGAAAGTCGAGGTCGGTGTCCAGACCACCTACGACGAGATCAACCGCGCGATGCACCGGGGCCACGGCACGCAGGCCTCCGTCGATGCGAACCGCCGACTCCGCGACGCGGGGTTCAAAGTCGGCTTCCACATGATGCCTGGCCAGCCCGGGATGGATCGGGAGATGTGCATCGAGGATTTCAGACGGCTGTTCGAGGAGTCCGAATGGCGGCCGGACTACCTCAAGATCTACCCGATGCTGATCGTTCGCGGCACGGCGACCTACGACATGTGGCAACGCGACGACTTCGAGCCGCTCGGCAACGAGGAGGCCGCCGAGCTGGTCGCCGAGATCAAGTCGATGATTCCGAAGTACGTTCGGCTCCAGCGGGTCCAGCGCGACATCCCGGCGGACTTCATCGATGCGGGCGTCTGGAAGTCGAACCTCCGACAGCTCGCCCGGAAGCGGATGGACGAGCACGGCTGGACGTGTGACTGCATCCGGTGTCGTGAGGTCGGGATGAACGACGAACCGCCCGCGAACGTCGAGCGCGACGTTCTCACGTACGAGTCGGGTGGCGGCACGGAACACTTCATCAGCTACGAGGACCCGGATCGCGATCTGCTGGTGGGCTTCTGTCGGCTTCGATTCCCGAACGACCCTGTGCGACGCGAGCTACAGAACGCGGCGATCGTGCGCGAACTCCACGTTTACGGATCGATGGTACAGGTCGGGGAGCGCGAGGCGCGAAGCGCCTCGGACGGGTCGAGCGGGCAAAGCCCGCGAGACGAGAGCGCGGACTGGCAACACCGAGGCTACGGCGAAAAGCTTCTCCACCATGCCGAGTCGATGGCCACCGACGCTGGTTTCGACAAACTCGGCGTCATCAGCGGTATCGGTGCGCGGGAATACTATCAGGATCGCGGCTACCATCAGGACGGCCCGTACGTCTCGAAGCGGTTGTGA
- a CDS encoding DUF433 domain-containing protein, protein MATIVKTEGGLGGKARLDGHRIAVIDVAERVLDHGQAPEHVVDQLDITLPEVYSALAYYYENIEEMNAVRERRRELNETLKRESKAPETVEQ, encoded by the coding sequence ATGGCCACTATCGTGAAGACGGAGGGAGGGCTCGGTGGGAAGGCACGCCTCGACGGGCATCGAATAGCGGTCATCGATGTCGCCGAACGGGTTTTGGACCACGGCCAAGCGCCGGAGCACGTCGTCGACCAACTCGACATCACGCTTCCGGAGGTGTACTCAGCACTCGCGTACTACTACGAGAACATCGAAGAGATGAACGCCGTCCGCGAACGCCGGCGCGAACTCAACGAGACGTTGAAACGTGAGTCGAAGGCTCCCGAAACGGTAGAGCAGTAG
- a CDS encoding NAD(P)/FAD-dependent oxidoreductase, whose protein sequence is MTDHGNGRGDSIAIVGAGAAGAGAAYALRNAAIDVTVFEKSRGVCGRAATRRKNGCRYDHGANYFKDQDARVTELVTETLDTDGLAEAEGPIWTFDADGTVSEGRDTDDHKWTYRAGITQLAKRLFDRTEATIEKSTRVGAVERVDGGWTIADTDGTDLGRYDALLLTPPAPQTADLLAATEWDDDLRGDLETAVRDVSFRPTITAVLHYPFELDRPYYALVNTDKDHAIGWCSREECKPGHVPDGESLLIVQLGADWSADRIDDPPTEVIPDAADLTADLLDDDRLADPDWTDYQGWRYAQPGDAVAAEPLDRAAEHGVFFAGDWVAGEGRVHLALRNGLDTGDRIGKRLLS, encoded by the coding sequence ATGACCGACCACGGGAACGGGCGGGGCGATTCGATCGCCATCGTCGGCGCGGGCGCGGCGGGCGCAGGGGCGGCGTACGCACTGCGGAACGCCGCGATAGACGTCACCGTTTTCGAGAAGAGTCGCGGGGTCTGCGGCCGCGCCGCGACCCGCCGCAAGAACGGCTGTCGGTACGATCACGGTGCGAACTACTTCAAGGACCAGGACGCCCGAGTGACCGAACTCGTCACCGAAACGCTCGATACCGACGGCCTGGCGGAGGCCGAGGGGCCGATCTGGACGTTCGACGCCGACGGCACGGTGAGTGAGGGCCGTGACACCGACGACCACAAGTGGACCTACCGCGCGGGGATCACCCAGCTCGCGAAACGGCTGTTCGATCGGACCGAGGCCACGATCGAGAAATCGACTCGCGTCGGCGCTGTTGAGCGCGTCGACGGTGGATGGACGATCGCGGACACCGACGGCACCGATCTCGGGCGATACGACGCGCTGCTCCTCACCCCGCCGGCACCGCAGACCGCCGACCTGCTTGCGGCCACCGAGTGGGACGACGACCTTCGTGGAGACCTCGAAACCGCCGTCCGGGACGTATCCTTCCGGCCGACGATCACCGCCGTTCTGCACTACCCCTTCGAACTCGATCGGCCGTACTACGCGCTGGTGAACACCGACAAGGACCACGCAATCGGATGGTGCTCTCGCGAGGAGTGCAAACCGGGCCACGTCCCCGACGGCGAGAGCCTCCTGATCGTCCAACTGGGGGCGGACTGGTCGGCCGACCGGATCGACGATCCGCCCACGGAGGTCATCCCAGACGCTGCCGATCTCACTGCCGATCTGCTCGACGACGATCGGCTCGCCGATCCGGACTGGACCGACTATCAGGGCTGGCGCTACGCACAGCCAGGCGACGCGGTCGCGGCCGAACCGCTCGACCGCGCCGCAGAGCACGGCGTGTTCTTCGCAGGCGACTGGGTGGCGGGCGAGGGACGGGTCCACCTCGCGCTCCGGAACGGGCTCGATACCGGTGATAGAATCGGCAAGCGACTGCTGTCGTGA
- a CDS encoding DNA topoisomerase IV subunit A, translating to MSTETPPEIDESARERLIDLAADFYDQFAAGEIPEMEIPTRTKSNIEYDEEGDVWVYGDRQSTRSANSVRGARKLLKAIYTIDFLADQLDEDRSSTLRELYYLSESWDNEEAQFNDQDESNQLIEDLEIVSEVTREDFHMRPEESGAKVMGPLRIREQTNRGDREIHCQDDVGQGGYQIPNNPDTIEFLDHDAEFVLCVETGGMRDRLVENGFDEDFNTIVVHLGGQPARATRRLTKRLHDELDLPVVVFTDGDPWSYRIYGSVAYGSIKSAHLSNYLATPEAQFIGIQPEDIVEYDLPTDPLADSDVNALESELTDPRFQTDYWREQIELQLDINKKAEQQSLAARGLDFVTDTYLPERLDAMGVXGRTAVPRRTRARLRDRHLSARATRCDGRAVSSARFRRGATATGSL from the coding sequence ATGAGCACCGAAACCCCACCCGAGATCGACGAGTCGGCGCGCGAACGGCTGATCGACCTCGCCGCCGACTTCTACGACCAGTTCGCCGCGGGCGAGATCCCCGAAATGGAGATCCCGACGCGAACGAAATCCAACATCGAGTACGACGAGGAGGGCGATGTCTGGGTGTACGGCGACCGCCAAAGCACTCGCAGCGCGAACTCGGTTCGCGGCGCGCGCAAGCTGCTGAAGGCGATCTACACCATCGACTTCCTCGCCGATCAGCTCGACGAAGACCGCTCGTCGACCCTGCGAGAGCTCTACTACCTCTCGGAAAGCTGGGACAACGAGGAGGCCCAGTTCAACGATCAAGACGAGTCGAACCAGCTGATCGAGGATTTGGAGATCGTCTCGGAGGTGACCCGCGAGGACTTCCATATGCGCCCGGAAGAGTCGGGTGCGAAGGTGATGGGGCCGCTACGGATCCGCGAGCAGACCAACCGCGGCGACCGCGAGATCCACTGTCAGGACGACGTCGGTCAGGGTGGCTACCAGATCCCGAACAACCCCGACACTATCGAGTTCCTCGACCACGACGCCGAGTTCGTCCTCTGTGTGGAGACCGGCGGGATGCGCGATCGACTCGTCGAGAACGGGTTCGACGAGGATTTCAACACCATTGTCGTCCACCTCGGCGGCCAACCTGCACGCGCGACCCGTCGGCTGACCAAACGTCTCCACGACGAACTCGATCTTCCCGTCGTGGTGTTCACTGACGGCGATCCATGGAGCTACCGCATTTATGGGTCGGTGGCCTACGGCTCGATCAAATCCGCCCACCTCTCGAACTATCTCGCCACGCCGGAGGCGCAGTTCATCGGGATCCAGCCCGAGGACATCGTGGAGTACGACTTGCCCACCGATCCGCTTGCGGATTCGGACGTGAACGCCCTCGAAAGCGAGCTCACCGACCCACGGTTCCAGACCGATTACTGGCGCGAGCAGATCGAACTCCAGCTCGACATCAACAAGAAGGCCGAACAGCAGTCCCTCGCCGCACGCGGGCTCGACTTCGTGACCGACACCTATCTGCCCGAGCGACTCGATGCGATGGGCGTGNAAGGCCGAACAGCAGTCCCTCGCCGCACGCGGGCTCGACTTCGTGACCGACACCTATCTGCCCGAGCGACTCGATGCGATGGGCGTGCTGTAAGTAGCGCTCGCTTTCGACGTGGCGCTACGGCGACCGGAAGCTTATGA